The window GTACCACGGCTGCGACGTGTGGCTGAACAACCCGCTGCGCCCGCTGGAGGCGTGCGGGACCTCCGGGATGAAGGCCGCGCTCAACGGCTGTCTGAACCTGTCCGTGCTGGACGGCTGGTGGGACGAGTGGTTCGAGCCGGACTTCGGCTGGGCCGTCCCGACGGCGGACGGGGCGGGCACCGACCCGGACCACCGCGACGACGTCGAGGCCGCCGCGCTGTACGACCTGCTGGAGCAGCGGGTCGCGCCGCGCTTCTACGAGCGCGGGCGGGGTGGGCTGCCGGAGCGGTGGATCGAGATGGTCCGCCGGACGCTGTCGCTGCTCGGCCCGAAGGTGCTGGCGGGCCGCATGGTCCGTGAGTACGTGGAGCGGCTGTACGCTCCCGCCGCCCAGGCCCACCGCGCGCTCGGCCCGGACGCGGCGCGTGAGCTCGCGGCGTGGAAGGCGCGGGTGCGGGCGGCGTGGCACGAGGTGACCGTCGACCACGTGGAGACCTCGGCCAGTACGGCCACCGCCGAACTCGGTGCCGCCTTCGGCCTGCGGGTGCGGGTGGGGCTGGGCAGCCTCGGTCCGGACGACGTGGAGGTGCAGGCCGTCTCGGGCCGGGTGGACGAGGAGGACCGCATCACCGACGCCACCGCCGTCCCCCTCAAACCCGCGGGCGCCCCCGACGCCGACGGCCACTGGGTCTACGAGGGCCCGCTGTCCCTGGACCGTACCGGCCCCTACGGCTACACGGTGCGCATCCTCCCCACCCACCGCTTCCTGTCCTCCCCGGCGGAACTGGGCCTGGTGACGGTCCCTCCGGAGGAGGCCGGCGAGACGGCGGGTGTCCTGCTGCGATGACCCGGCCGTCCGGGCCCTTCGGGGCCCGGGCTCCGGCGCGTGCGCCCTGTCCCGGGGCGTCGTCCCCGGATCACGGCTCCGGGATGTCCGCGCACAGTCCGCGCAGGGTCGTGCCGCAGCGGTGGGCGTAGGCGTGTTGCAGGGCGCGGGTGACCGGGCCGGCCGCTCGGGCGTACCACTTGGCGGCGCGGCTGAAGGCGGTGACCGTGAGCCAGACGGTGCCGTCGCCCGTGCGGTCCACCAGGAAGGCCTCCTCACCGCATTCGGGATGGCCGGGCAGGGTGCCGTAGGCCCAGCCGGCGAGGCGGGGCTCCTCCGCCGTCCAGACCACCCGGCAGGGGGCGCGGACCACGCCGGCGAGGGTGACGGTGACGTCGGTGCCGGGCGCGGCCCGGTCGGCGCTCGCCTCGATGCCGACGCCGAGGGCGCGGTGCATCTCCCACGTCATCACGGCCTCGGAGGCCCGGCGGAACACCTCCCTGCCCTCGCCTATGCGGGTGCGCACGAGCAGGGGGTGGAAGTCGGGCGGGCAGTGACCCTGTTCGCGGGTCGCGCCGACCTCCTCGTAGGTGAAGTGTGCCGTCGACATGCGACCCAAGCGTAGGGCGGCCCCCGGAAGGAGTGTCCTTCCGGGGGCCGCACCGTTCAACTAGGCCGAGATCAGGTCACGTTGACGGCGGTCCAGGCCGCGGCGACCGTGTTGTACTCGGTGCTGCTGGAG of the Streptomyces sp. NBC_01788 genome contains:
- a CDS encoding DUF1990 domain-containing protein; its protein translation is MSTAHFTYEEVGATREQGHCPPDFHPLLVRTRIGEGREVFRRASEAVMTWEMHRALGVGIEASADRAAPGTDVTVTLAGVVRAPCRVVWTAEEPRLAGWAYGTLPGHPECGEEAFLVDRTGDGTVWLTVTAFSRAAKWYARAAGPVTRALQHAYAHRCGTTLRGLCADIPEP